The window TTAGAGGAAAGAGATGACAAAAGGCTTTAGTGACGTTAAATTATACCATCTCTGTCCCAAGTCTATACGAAGGAAatgatatattttttattttagaaataatttaactttaaaattacTCATCAGtcacaaaaaaatattaaataaaatagtATATTAGGAGGGAAAATTAtcgattttaatttttattattgataTATATGTTAAATAATTACTATAAAAAAAATCCAAGTAACTAAGATAATCACAATATTATAAATCACAAGAAAATTAAATGTTATGATGCTAAATTTGGAGTTTGGAATGTTATATCAACTTCTTCAATGTAAATTCATAGTGCGAAATATCGAATGTTTCTTATTACAATTTTTTTTGTAGCAAAAGTATTTATCGGTCCTCCATAGAAATATGCTGATCTAACATAAATAATTCTAGGATTTCAATTGATTATTTATGGAGAACTAGGTGATTTTCCTGGACATACCTTTTATTTGATACATAATGTTAATGAAGCTACCGCAAAGATTATAAACTTAAAAATGAAAAACAATTTTTTCAGAGGGATTATAAACTTAAAAATGAAGAACAATATGAATCCCTATCATGTTCCATCAATATTGAAAAGGGGATTATATGATATGTAAAAGATATATGATCTGTAtacttttatgttgaaaaaaaAGAAACTTATAATTTACTATTTTCAAATTTTTATGTTAACCGCCAATAGTTACAATCTTTCTCATTTGACTAAGCTGTTCCGCTAATATATATCCAAATACACGCCATGatagtaaaaattatttacacaatTGTATagtattaaattttattgtatctttTTGATGTATACAATtggatatattatattatttgtcATCGTTTCATGATTTCATGCACCGAttatatgaaaaataaatttataatattataaaaaaaatatgatataagataaaattattataaaaataggtagagtaaataataaaataaaattatttaataataaggaatgACAAGATAATAGGAAAATAAAAGATAATGACGCAATCATGTTAAATCGAACATTTCATATGGTAGCGTTAAATCTATTGTTACGTATActttataataaaatttaaataataattaaaacaaacATTTAGCTATTACTTATCCAATACACTTGTTGACGCCTTGAGACGAACAAAACAACGTGGAGAGTAAGTTTCCAAAGCTTGTACTTCGTTTTCTATAAATACCGTCCAAAAATTCAGCAACTTTAATCAATTGATTTTTGCCAATGGATTATTTTCGTTTATTACCAGAAGGTTGCATATCTGAAATTCTCTCCTTCACTTCTCCTAAAGATGCTGCTAGTTCCTCAGCAATCTCACTCGGATTCAAGTCTGCTGCTGAATCCGACGTCGTTTGGGAGAAATTTTTGCCCTCTGATTATCAACATATTATTTCTAGCTCAAACTCTTTCTTAGTTTCTCCTTCCAAAAAAGAGCTTTATTTTAGTCTCTGTGATTCCCCGATTCTCACTGATGGCGGCAAAGTGGTAACTCTCTAACCTTTGTTTTGCTTTGTTTGGTGTTTTAAGAAAAGATTGTGTTTTTAATCCCTGAATTACTGAGTAATTACTCTCTTCATTTCAATTTACCTGAACATATTTGAGTGAACAGgaatttaaaaaagaaatgaaagattTTGGAGGTTGTGGTCTTAAATATGCCATGAAATTTATCTTGTTATAAGAGTATTGAAACTTGTAGTTTTAATCATATTATAACGTTGTGGCTATAAAAATAGGTAAAAtagaaagtttaagttaaattatttttaaatttagaaagaagtgataattaaaataaatggaggaataaggatttaagttatatatatacttATAAATTTTGGTGCTAGTATAATCTAACATGTTATAGAATGTTACTTACCATTTATTTTAGGTTACTGCTTAATGCTATTAAATAAAGTTACTTGTAATTACCTTTCGAGTGACCTgattgtataaaatattttttatacagTTAGTGCATACAACTTAAactcttcaaataatttttggcTTTTATAAAATCTGATCAAGTAATATATGTAATAGATTGATATGTACTACTATTATTTTGGTCTCAGATTGCCGGATTGTTAAGCGATGAGCTTTGTGATTAGTGTGTAATATACCACTTATGTGTTTGTATTAGTACTTCTACTGATGGTTTTCCGAGATTGATACAGTTTTACAAGGATCacaacatgaaaaatattttctagagtAATTCTCGCTTGACATATGACATGGTATTCACAATCAAAGTTAGATTTCTTGGAAATGGACTTGAAGTATAAATTTGGATTACATTGGGgtttttattttgttgttgttgcgCTTGAAGTGTAAATTTATTTAACTAAAGGGTAAGTGGTGTTTAATTAGATAACACAAGGACCACAATCATCATTCAATAATAACTAAGGGATCAAAAGTATATCGATTTATTTCCTTTTAAGTTTTTATTAAGGTGTAAATGTGATTATATTCACGAATACAAGAAAAATTCAGCTAATTGTCAATGAAAAAGGGTCCTATTATATGGATGCGTACAGTGTATGGGTGGAAATGGGCAGGCGCTTGTAGCTAGTCATGTCAAGTTGGGCAGGGTCAACCTGTGACCGTCCCAGCCCGATCTGACCCGTCCATAACGGGTGTTTAATGGTCTTGTCCCGGACTCCCTTTCATGTAGTTAGATAAAGTCTAGaccctttattatttttaaatgttttattttttattcctGATGTTTTGTGTATCATGGTTTTATTTGTTAAATAGAGTTTTTCATTGGATTATCGTGTAAATGTGATTATATTCACAAATACAAGAAAAATTCAGCTAATTGTCAATGAAAAAGGACCCTAATATATGGATGCGTACAGTGTATGGGTGGAAATGGGCAGGCGCTTGTAGCTAGTCATGTCAAGTTGGGCAGGGTAAGCCTGTGGCCGTCCCAGCCTGACCTGACCCGTCCATAACGGGTGTTTAATGGTCTTGTCCCGGATTCCCTTTCATGTAGTTAGATAAAGTCTAGaccctttattatttttaaatgttTTGTTTTTTTATTCCTGATGTTTTGTGTATCATGGTTTTATTTGTTAAATAGAGTTTTTCATTGGATTATCGTGTAAATGTGACTATATTCACGAATACAAGAAAAATTCAGCTAATTGTCAATGAAAAAGGGCCCTAATATATAGATGCGTACAGTGTATGGGTGGAAATGGGCAGGCGCTTGTAGCTAGTCGTGTCAAGTTGGGCAGGGTCAGCCTGTGACCGTCCCAGCCCGACCTGACCCGTCCATAACGGGTTTTTAATGGTCTTGTCCCGGACTCCCTTTCATGTAGTTAGATAAAGTCTAGaccctttattatttttaaatgttttacttttttattcctGATGTTTTGTGTATCATGGTTTTATTTGTTAAATAGAGTTTTTCATTGGATAAGAAGACCGGGAAGAAATGTTTTATGGTTGCAGCAAGGGAGCTTGTTATTTCATGGGGTGATACACCACATTATTGGGGATGGTCATCTCACCCAGACTCCAGGTTTTGTATTTTCTCTGTTCCTTTCCTGTGTAATTTAGAAAGAAATTACTTAACTTAAACATAAACATTAATCACTATAAATTTTTGCAGATTCTCGGAAGTGGCTAATCTTCGGTTTGTTTGTTGGCTTGATATGCGAGGCAAGATTGAAACTGGAATACTGTCAAAAAGAACCAAATACGCTGTTTATTTGGTGTTCAAATTGGCAAACGGATTTTATGGCCTTGAAACTGCTAATGCATTTGTTAGATTTGTTGGTCGTGAGAGTAACAATGAAGCTGAGGAACGAGCAAGTGTTGTTAGTCTTTCCAGACGAGAAGGGCCTAGTGAGAAGCGATCCAAGAGAAGAGTTGATGGATGGATGGAAATAGAAATGGGAAATTTTTTCAATGATGCTGGAGAAGATGGAGATGTTGAAGCGAGATTGATGGAGATTAGGCGTCTCTTTGCTAAAGGTGGCCTTATTGTTCAAGGAATGGAGTTTCGACCAGAATGAAGAAGAGAAGAATCCTCTTACCATGCCTTGCTAAGAGTCGCTCTTTTCTGGATTGATATAATGTTCTTCTAAATATGGCCCTTCTCACAAAATGGTCAACCCCGAGTTATCCATAGAGTTGATTCACTATTTTAATGTACAATACAGAGTGAGTAGATGTGTGTAAAAACCTCAATATCTTCTTATGATTATAAATGAAATATGCCACCTGTTTGTAGCATCAACTTCTGCACTCTGTTATGCTCAACTCTTTTTACTCCCCGCAATTTTGGGAATAACTTAACCTTCTCTATGCTAGAATGAAAGTTAAATAAGGTTATTGTAGGAAACCATAAAGTTATGCCTTGACTTACACTCTTCCCTTTTATGCCTTGACTTACACTCTTTGTGCCAGCTCCTGCTGCTAATATATTTGTTCTATAAATTTGTTTATCTAGCATTTTCAAGAAAGAGAGGAGATCAAATTCCATGTAATTTGATGATCTTAAATGACTGTTGGTTCAATTCCTACTAGATCATTTGGCTAGAGACATATTAACTCATATTTTCCTGTGTAGATTCTCCATATTGACTTGAAGGAACATGTTTCTCTAACATTTCCCTTGGTGTGGTTTCTAATATCCACCCGGGGCTGCTTCTGATTATGCAAAGCTGCATATTATTAAGTCGAAATGCAGCACTTGAGCTTTGAGGACTAACTGCTGGAGGTCAATTTAGGCCAACATTACGGAAGCACTTACTAGTTTATCTTTTGATTCACAACTTTGAGTGGACTCCTAATGGCCTAAGGTCGCGCTAATAATGAAGGAGGAAGCAGGAATCTGTTGCATACTGTTTATTATTTTACAAGTTTATTGAGGCATTGGGACACTTTCTCTCAGGTTCTTATACTTTTTCCGAAAGGAAATTGAGTTCTTTTCTGTCCTTTACTAGGTTCTTGTGATctttggcgtaactggtaaagttactgccatgtgaccaggaggtcacgggttcgagccgtgaaaacagtctcttgcagaaatgcagggtaaggctgcgtacaatagacccttgtggtccggcccttctccggaccccgcgcatagcgggagtttaGTGCACCGGGCTTCCCTTTTTACTAAGTTCTTGTGATCATGCTTTTGTGGTCTAATTGGCATGCTTGTAACAGTACTCTGTTTCAGAATCATTCTAAGTTGCAGAAGGTTTGCTATGAGAACACAAGCATACTCTCAAGGATTCATTTAGGTGGAAGCCAAATGATAATCAGGTACATCCCTTTACTAACTCTTTAGATATGTGGAGTTTACCAGTTGAGATTATCAGGTTGAATATTTGAGATAATAAACTAGAAACTATTATTTCAAAGAGAAAACAAGATTCAACCATAAATGATTAGAAGTAACTATATTctgtaatatttctttgaaattCCAAAACCTTACTGACATTTTAGAGGACCATCTTCTAACATCACAGCTATGGAGTTCTACTTTTTGTTTTGTAGCTATCAAAGTCGCATATATCATAAGCTAAACAAATATTTACAGTATCATGTTGTGAAAACATCAATAGGACAAACTGGGAAAAAGAATTAGAGACAACTCCCAAAGATAAAGAAAGGTAATAAACTAAACCTGATTACCTATTCATCTATATTAAAATACAGGCCAATCCAGCTTCTCATGAGCTAATTGCCATTTGAAAGAAACATAGTCAGATTTTAGGACGGGTTCTATGAGTTCAACTGAACCTATTGCTTTCAGCTCAAACTATGTATAcaatacaaaaaataaataaataaataatgtaTACAAATAATAAGATCATGTTCATTCTGAATTCAGTGATTTCAGATCTTGAATTCGCCTTTGGAAAGAAAAACGCTCTGACTGATTGGTAGGTTTAACATCAAAAATGGATCAAGCAAGCATGAATAAGGGTATATATTGAAGGTAAGAACCTCGGGGTAGAGGTAGTCTAATGCAAGTCAAGTGCATTTGAAGCCCGGGCAGACAGATAAAATGATAATGAGAATGATGATTATGATGATAGCCAAAACAATAAGTTTTATCTTCATATTTTCATACCACATCTTCCTTCTTATCTTGGTCCCCTGTTGTCTGAAGTCCTGAGCCTGAAAATCGCAAATAACAGATTATCAACCATTGCACAAACCATGAAACAATTTTTGCTTATAAAAATTAAAGGAATGAAATAGGAAAATGGACACATCAATCATTCAGTTAAAGTTGCTCAAAACATATTCATGATGCATTAAGCTGACCTGTGATCGAAGATTCTCTGTTTTATCGACTAGAAGCTCAATCTTCTCACCACGGTCAAGAACCTGATATCAGACAAAAATCTTGAGCAAATTCAGAATACATTCAATGTTGAATTCAGTAATAAAGCACTACAAAACATGAAGATTCTCCATGTCAATGGCGTATGCAGAATTTTACACAAGTGTTGtcagaaggttagtaggtagtcgagtgTTTCCCTTTGCCTTCCTTAGTTCAATAGTATTAGTAGCATATGGTATCATTTTAACCTTGTATTGTTATTACTTGCTATTAGTACTTCTTTCATCGTTTGTTTTACTATCTTGGTTTCAGTTTTCTAAATATCAGTGCttctttcatcttttctttagctaatggtctatcgaaaatagcctctacccttccggggtaggggtaaggttgcaTACATCCTATCCTCCTCAGAACCCGCTTGTGGGAATACACTGGGTTGTTATTGCTGTCAGCCTATTATCGCAACTTAACTTGTATGTTTTTTCAGTTATGGGGCAGAAGAGGTTCTAAAGCTTTACTTCTTGCCCGAATTAATGTTTACATTTTTTTCTTCTCTATTACATAGATGCATATTTTTTTCAATATAACTTGTTGAATGTTGACAAAGCTGTGCCGGATAACACCCATGTTATCAGATGTGACTCCTCCTGTTCAAAGTTTGTTTTGAATAAACTTTAACCTAAGATAAAAAATTTACCTTCTCAATGTTTTCCATCATCACTCCCTTGACTTCAGAAACTTGAGCCTTGACCTTAGAAAGCTTACTGATTTCTTCAGGATGATCAACACAGTATTTCATGTGTTCCTTTAATTTTGACCTACAATAGCGTGTGAAAACAATTGTTTGGTAATTCATGTACAAAGATAGTGTATATGTTAATTATAATTGACAAAGAAAGTTACCCAAATTCTCTATTCAGGCTTTTAGCACTAGCAGTTGCAGCTTTTCCTCCAGCATATCTTTTGCTAAAATCATCCTTTACACGATCCAAGAAGGCAATGGGAATTTCCCTACCTGCAGATTCAGTAGCCACCACGCAGTAGGCTGCAGTATCAAAAGTAAAAGAGGTTCAATGATTAAGATAGTATTTAATAGGTCAAGTTTGTAACAAATATTTTAACAAACATTGAGAAAAGGAGAATACCCCATCTAAGAACTAATGTTGGCCATTTTATGAGAATGAAATGAATAGTCTATGAGGATCCTTAGAAGGGGAGCTACGGAACAACAGTAAAATTATCTCCGTGTGacttataggtcacgggttcaagtcgtggaagcagccactaatgttTGCATTAGGTTAGACCATTAGGATGTCTACATCAGACCCCTTGGGTATGGCCTTTCTCCGAACCCTGCGTGAACACAAGATGCCTGCTAGTCTATGATGATTCTTGAAACCCGCGGTGGAGCCAAGAGTTCTAACAAGGAGATTCAAAGAAATGCAAGAAGTCACACCTAAGATACGATTTAACCTATGATAAGAAGAAATTTTTGAACCACACTTCTCGCTCGCTAAAAATTTTCCTTACGTCAAGGAAattcaataatttatatatatataaaaaatatgttCTTACTCTATTTGCACAATATAGTTTTCTgtcaaaagaaattcaattaaaACCTTTCAAATCATGTCGTCTACCGTTGCTTGAAACCCAAAATGACCTGGTAGATTTTTTTTCACACATAAGAAGGCAAATGAACCAGAAAGGGGATGGAAATAGCAAAAGGTCATCTGTTCAGGGTGCATTGTATAATCCACATCCTTGATATGTAAAATCCTTTTTACCAACAAATAACCCAAACAAAAACTCATAATCTTTAATGCAAACCTCAATCTACCAACATTATGTTTTACAAATTAAAtgtcataatttttttttcttattgtaATATCTCCAATTATGGTTGATTGTTCGACACTTCCAACACATTGGCAATTTGGCATGCATAAAAGAAAGCTCATTATGTACATGTAATTCAATAATTAACGCTAGACAAtcaaaatgatcaaataaatagatccaagaaaagaaaaagaaaaatggtatTATGAAtagaaatgaaatgaaatgaaactGACTGAATCCATTGTCGGAGAGGAAATTGAAGGTGTGACCATCACAATTATATGAGAATTTGTTATTAGATGCAGGCAGTTTTTGCAGGCATTGAGAGGCTATGCTATTAAAATTTCCTGTGAATTCGCTGTACTCGGCCAGAATTACCGTTCCCCTCGCGACGAAGCTATAAATCAACGTCTGTTGTCCCATCCTTTTAATTTTGTAATGGAAAATTCCAAGAACCTCAAAAGAGAGAAGATGGAGAAAAAGAATTCAATCAAAGGGAAAATAGCATTctagagaaaaaatatattttagagagaaatgGGAAATTATTTTGCATGCATGGAAATGAAACGAGAGCATATTGTTGAATGGTTGAAGACGAAGGTGATTGAATTAGTAAAAATTGGTatgagaattaaaaaaaaatagtaattgGTAAATCTAGGAAAAAAATGAGAGGAAAAATAAAGATTAAAGAAGCAACCGAATTTTCTTGAACTATGTTCGGATTTGTATAATTATTGCAGGGGGAATCAGAAATTGCCGGATTTACAtatgataattaaaaaatagccacaatttcaaaagtaatcaaaatttagtcattttttcatataaagataaaatctgaaTAAAAATACTCTTTAAAAGCTAAAAAAATTTCAGTATAATgtgctggaatttcataatgtgccggagttccaacataataggAGCTCCATATTATAGCATATTATGCTGAAGTTTATATGGAAGAGttccataatccagcatattatgctggaattttccgTGTTTCAGCAAAGTAATGGCTATTTTTTAGTGACTTTGCAAAcgttgactatttttcaattactagtCTGCAAACTGGCTAACCCGTGCTATTTTCACTTATTGCAGTGTAAGGTTTGGTTCACACATAGTATTTATTCATGTATGTCCAATACATTCTTTTGAAAATTTCTTTTCAGAATAATTATAACTTATTTAATTCTTTACATAATTTTTCTAAAGTTCCGACACATTCGTGATGAttctttgaaaaatattttgaagacgATATACAAGGAGTTAGTGTCTAGTGTCTAAGTGTCTAGTGTCTAAGTGTCTAGTGTCTAGTCAACTGATTTACTTTAGTTGAATTAAATTGTTGGTCTGAAATGCAAAGGCGATTTACTTTAGTTGAATTAAATTGTTGGTCTGAAATGCAAAGGCTGGTTCTTTCAACAACACCCGGGCGGTCCGACCAATTTTGTGGCCTAAAGTCAAATTTTATGAGGGaccttaattttttaaaattttgttttttaatttgaagtctattttttaaatttttttagatgcaaagttattaataatttttttataatcaatttttttctaataattctttctcaattgacaatataGTTAATTTATTTAACCTCTCTTCAGACATTATTGAGCTTAgttaagattttatcaattttaatttcgAAAAACTTCTTTCTGCTGAAGTAACGGTAACATGAGttattaacattattctataagcaatatagacatttggaaaagaatcaaatctttttatttgattgaatATATCAATTAAACTATTATCTTCTAaaagggcagtccggtgcactaagctcccgctatgcacggggtccggggaagggccagaCCATAAGgatctattgtacgcaaccttaccctgcatttttgcaagaggctgtttccacagctcgaacccgtgacctcctggtcacatgacagcaactttaccagttacgccaaggctcctcTTCAAAACTATTATattctaattgtactattttccttaacacttttaattcaaaaaataaatctaaaccatcaatatcagattgattattatgctttaaggaacattcaagattaaggcagtatttttttcaaattttcattaTCTAGTGATCTCAGTTTTTTACGCaatagaaaataaatttttttcatATGCTTcgaattgttcaaatctattttgaagtgaaaaaaatAGTCTTGTCTTCTATGTAGAAATAGTAATTAACTCTGAATGACTCTTCAAGAGATTTCAATAACAATATTCacgtcaattttttttttttatatattacaCGTTACTTACAAAGTTCGGGTTTGATTTTCATATCAGATGTAATCTTCTTGGCAGAAATCATACTAGCTGTAAAtccttttaccccttaagcttttaagacacaagttttaaaagtctttttttttcttaaactctgtgacGAGTCAAACAaattcatctaaattgaaacatagAGAGTATATAATATaatgggtgaaattcaaaaatagccagatttacaagtggtaattgaaaaataaccacagtttcaaaagtaatcgaaatttagttattttttgtgccaccgatactcaaaggtaagttttataaagcggtggttagaccggccatgatgtatggggttgagtgttggcccgttaagaactcacatatccagaagatgaaagtagcagaaatgaggatgttgcggtggttgtgcgggcacactaagatagataagattaggaatgatgatatctcggagaaggtgcatgtggctcccattaatgataagatgcgggaagcgaggcttagatggttcggacatgtttagaggagaagcccagatgctttggtacggaggtgtgagcagctggttacggagggcacgagaagaggtagagggcggcctaagaagtattggggagaggtgatcaggcgggatatggcgaggctccagatttccgagaacatgacacttgataggaagatgtagaggtcgagtattagggttgtaggttaggaggtagttgagtcgtgccttacttcgtaacatggtgggactagtcatgtagggtttttgtctaagataactagtgggaatattatggcttactatttcgcttttcagtgcaagtcctatttactagctatcgcttttgctttacatctttcttctagatttcatgatgttcctatttttcttatgactgttgtggtgatactaatatttactaatattgtctccctttactttgcatctttcttctggatttcatggtgttcctatttatcctatgattgttgttgtgatactaatattgtctccctttttacCCCTTTTTGccccttttgtctttttttttaagccgagggtctttcggaaacagcctctctactccttcggggtatgggtaaggtctgcgtacacactacccttcccagaccctattagtggaattttactgggttgttgttgttgttgttgttatttgtgtaaagataaatctgaacgaaaaaactgttcaaaatccgaaaaatattccaacataatattctagagtttgaattttttacatgtaacttctagtatattatactggagttctagtatattatactggaactccatcataatatactagagttccagcataatacactggtccagcataatatgctggaagtttatacacaggtgctccaatctccagtatattatgttggaactttccgCATATtggagttctagcataatatgctggaagttcatacacaggtgcaccaatctctagtatattatgttggatcagtccatgttgcagcaaaatagtggctattttttaatggcTTTGCAAATGATGGCTATTTTGAAATTATCAGtccaaaaactggctagcccgtgttATTTTTACTAATATAATAGACGTGATAAAAAATGAGACCCACATTTGCTTTAGCTGCTTTAGGGTAGGGCCGCCTTAACAGAAAATCCAATCTTCTTTGAATTGGTCCTAAGAATCATAAACATTATGCAGTATTATAAATGAGCAAAACGAAAGAATGAAACTTAACTAGAGTGTTATCTATCACCAAAACGAAATAACTA is drawn from Nicotiana tomentosiformis chromosome 12, ASM39032v3, whole genome shotgun sequence and contains these coding sequences:
- the LOC104102641 gene encoding putative vesicle-associated membrane protein 726, with product MGQQTLIYSFVARGTVILAEYSEFTGNFNSIASQCLQKLPASNNKFSYNCDGHTFNFLSDNGFTYCVVATESAGREIPIAFLDRVKDDFSKRYAGGKAATASAKSLNREFGSKLKEHMKYCVDHPEEISKLSKVKAQVSEVKGVMMENIEKVLDRGEKIELLVDKTENLRSQAQDFRQQGTKIRRKMWYENMKIKLIVLAIIIIIILIIILSVCPGFKCT
- the LOC104102639 gene encoding F-box protein PP2-B10-like, which codes for MDYFRLLPEGCISEILSFTSPKDAASSSAISLGFKSAAESDVVWEKFLPSDYQHIISSSNSFLVSPSKKELYFSLCDSPILTDGGKVSFSLDKKTGKKCFMVAARELVISWGDTPHYWGWSSHPDSRFSEVANLRFVCWLDMRGKIETGILSKRTKYAVYLVFKLANGFYGLETANAFVRFVGRESNNEAEERASVVSLSRREGPSEKRSKRRVDGWMEIEMGNFFNDAGEDGDVEARLMEIRRLFAKGGLIVQGMEFRPE